In one Nicotiana sylvestris chromosome 8, ASM39365v2, whole genome shotgun sequence genomic region, the following are encoded:
- the LOC138875370 gene encoding uncharacterized mitochondrial protein AtMg00820-like yields MQDELNQFERSQVWHLVPRPKDKSVTGTKWVFRNKLDEDGTVTRNKARLVVQGYSQEEGIDYDKTFAPFARLEAIGLLIAFTAHMEFTLHQMDVKSAFLNGYLKEEVFANPKESHLTAVKRILRYLKGTTDLCLWFPSG; encoded by the exons atgcaagatgaactcaatcagtttgagagaagtcaagtttggcatctagttccaagacccaaggataaATCAGTTActggtacaaaatgggtcttcagaaacaaacttgatgaagatggaacagttacaagaaacaaggcaagactggtggtccaaggttacagtcAAGAGGAAGGCATAGATTATGATAAGACTTTTGCTCCatttgcaagactagaggcaatcggactcctcatagcctttacagcacacatggaattcactcttcatcagatggatgtcaaaagtgccttcctgaatggctacctgaaagaagaagtgttt gcaaatccaaaagagtctcacttgactgctgtcaagaggatactaagatatctgAAAGGTACCACTGATTTGTGTCTTTG gtttcctagtggataa